A DNA window from Camelina sativa cultivar DH55 chromosome 13, Cs, whole genome shotgun sequence contains the following coding sequences:
- the LOC104736413 gene encoding S-type anion channel SLAH3-like isoform X2, with product MDQKTNYAIQVEEELPSLLRKATTEEMVGFDNYKDSAHPSPHIISRFHPSHNSTPTLDGQEASSTSIDSMEGHHNYNETPPWTHQRKPSISMPTSPNILMISDPATASSSDNNTNGGSTGKSVKFLSQPITKVSSLYIETGNGDDDRRRSHDNHHHQQHQHHQSGRQHQDHNPATHKLKDNRYNSFKTWSGKLERQFTRKPASVEPETPKRNNQNMNTNEAMPVDRYYDALEGPELETLRPQEEIVLPNDKKWPFLLRYPISTFGMCLGVSSQAIMWKTLATAEPTKFLHIPLWINQGLWFISVALILTIATIYLLKIILYFEAVRREYYHPIRINFFFAPFISLLFLALGVPPSIITDLPHYLWYILMFPFICLELKIYGQWMSGGQRRLSRVANPTNHLSVVGNFVGALLGASMGLREGPIFFYAVGMAHYLVLFVTLYQRLPTNETLPKDLHPVFFLFVAAPSVASMAWAKITGSFDYGSKVCYFIAIFLYFSLAVRINFFRGIKFSLSWWAYTFPMTGAAIATIRYATIVRSTMTQIMCVVLCAIATLVVFALLVTTIIHAFVLRELFPNDLAIAISNRPRPKQNSHHRWLDQLRNVSSENIENYLKFTDSDSSHSNDLEACNVKIQENDSS from the exons atggaTCAGAAAACAAACTATGCGATTCAAGTAGAAGAAGAGCTTCCAAGTCTACTGAGAAAAGCCACAACAGAAGAAATGGTTGGCTTTGACAATTACAAAGATAGTGCTCATCCTAGTCCTCACATAATCAGTCGTTTTCATCCTTCTCATAACTCCACGCCTACTTtg GACGGTCAAGAagcatcatcaacatcaataGACTCAATGGAAGGTCATCATAACTACAATGAGACTCCACCATGGACTCATCAAAGAAAACCATCAATCTCAATGCCAACGTCACCAAATATTCTCATGATCTCTGATCCAGCGACAGCTTCATCTTCCGACAACAACACAAACGGTGGATCCACTGGCAAATCTGTCAAGTTTCTCTCTCAGCCGATCACCAAAGTCTCTTCTCTCTACATAGAAACTGGTAACGGTGACGATGATCGACGTCGCAGCCatgataatcatcatcatcaacaacatcaacatcatcagAGTGGTCGTCAACACCAAGATCATAATCCGGCCACGCACAAGCTTAAAGACAATAGGTACAACTCGTTCAAGACTTGGTCGGGGAAACTCGAGAGACAGTTCACAAGAAAACCAGCTTCTGTTGAACCGGAGACACCAAAACGGAATAACCAGAATATGAATACCAATGAAGCCATGCCTGTGGACCGCTACTATGATGCCTTGGAAGGTCCTGAATTGGAGACTCTACGG CCACAAGAAGAGATCGTTCTACCAAATGATAAAAAGTGGCCGTTTCTTCTCCGTTACCCGATCTCAACATTTGGTATGTGCCTAGGAGTGAGCAGCCAAGCCATAATGTGGAAGACCCTAGCGACCGCAGAGCCAACCAAGTTCCTTCACATACCTCTTTGGATCAACCAGGGTCTCTGGTTCATCTCAGTCGCTTTGATCCTCACCATCGCCACCATCTACCTCCTGAAGATCATCCTTTACTTCGAAGCCGTACGCCGCGAATACTACCATCCAATCAGAATCAACTTCTTCTTTGCTCCTTTCATTTCTTTACTCTTCTTGGCCCTCGGTGTCCCACCTTCTATAATCACAGATTTGCCGCATTATCTTTGGTACATCCTTATGTTTCCTTTCATCTGTCTTGAGCTAAAAATCTATGGTCAATGGATGTCCGGTGGTCAACGCCGGCTCTCCCGAGTTGCCAACCCAACAAACCATCTCTCGGTCGTGGGGAACTTTGTCGGGGCCTTGCTTGGTGCGTCCATGGGACTTAGAGAAGGCCCTATATTCTTCTACGCCGTTGGGATGGCTCATTACTTGGTTCTGTTCGTGACTCTATACCAAAGGCTACCGACCAACGAGACTTTGCCTAAAGATCTTCACcctgtcttcttcctcttcgtcgcGGCTCCAAGTGTTGCCTCCATGGCTTGGGCTAAG ATTACTGGCTCCTTCGATTATGGCTCCAAAGTTTGTTACTTTATAGCCATTTTCCTCTACTTCTCATTG GCTGTTCGGATTAATTTCTTCCGCGGAATCAA ATTTTCGTTGTCTTGGTGGGCGTACACATTTCCGATGACCGGTGCTGCAATTGCAACCATCAGGTATGCAACAATAGTTAGGAGCACCATGACTCAAATCATGTGCGTG GTCCTCTGTGCCATTGCAACGTTAGTCGTGTTTGCACTGCTTGTGACCACCATCATCCATGCCTTTGTTCTTCGAGAACTTTTCCCCAATGACCTTGCCATAGCCATCAGCAACCGCCCAAGACCCAAACAGAATAGCCATCACCGGTGGCTCGACCAACTGAGAAACGTAAGCTCAGAGAACATCGAGAATTACTTGAAATTCACAGACTCGGACAGCAGTCACAGTAATGATCTAGAAGCTTGCAATGTCAAAATTCAAGAGAATGATTCATCGTAA
- the LOC104736413 gene encoding S-type anion channel SLAH3-like isoform X1: MDQKTNYAIQVEEELPSLLRKATTEEMVGFDNYKDSAHPSPHIISRFHPSHNSTPTLDGQEASSTSIDSMEGHHNYNETPPWTHQRKPSISMPTSPNILMISDPATASSSDNNTNGGSTGKSVKFLSQPITKVSSLYIETGNGDDDRRRSHDNHHHQQHQHHQSGRQHQDHNPATHKLKDNRYNSFKTWSGKLERQFTRKPASVEPETPKRNNQNMNTNEAMPVDRYYDALEGPELETLRPQEEIVLPNDKKWPFLLRYPISTFGMCLGVSSQAIMWKTLATAEPTKFLHIPLWINQGLWFISVALILTIATIYLLKIILYFEAVRREYYHPIRINFFFAPFISLLFLALGVPPSIITDLPHYLWYILMFPFICLELKIYGQWMSGGQRRLSRVANPTNHLSVVGNFVGALLGASMGLREGPIFFYAVGMAHYLVLFVTLYQRLPTNETLPKDLHPVFFLFVAAPSVASMAWAKITGSFDYGSKVCYFIAIFLYFSLAVRINFFRGIKFSLSWWAYTFPMTGAAIATIRYATIVRSTMTQIMCVVLCAIATLVVFALLVTTIIHAFVLRELFPNDLAIAISNRPRPKQNSHHRWLDQLRNVSSENIENYLKFTDSDSSHSNDLEACNVKIQENDSS; encoded by the exons atggaTCAGAAAACAAACTATGCGATTCAAGTAGAAGAAGAGCTTCCAAGTCTACTGAGAAAAGCCACAACAGAAGAAATGGTTGGCTTTGACAATTACAAAGATAGTGCTCATCCTAGTCCTCACATAATCAGTCGTTTTCATCCTTCTCATAACTCCACGCCTACTTtg GACGGTCAAGAagcatcatcaacatcaataGACTCAATGGAAGGTCATCATAACTACAATGAGACTCCACCATGGACTCATCAAAGAAAACCATCAATCTCAATGCCAACGTCACCAAATATTCTCATGATCTCTGATCCAGCGACAGCTTCATCTTCCGACAACAACACAAACGGTGGATCCACTGGCAAATCTGTCAAGTTTCTCTCTCAGCCGATCACCAAAGTCTCTTCTCTCTACATAGAAACTGGTAACGGTGACGATGATCGACGTCGCAGCCatgataatcatcatcatcaacaacatcaacatcatcagAGTGGTCGTCAACACCAAGATCATAATCCGGCCACGCACAAGCTTAAAGACAATAGGTACAACTCGTTCAAGACTTGGTCGGGGAAACTCGAGAGACAGTTCACAAGAAAACCAGCTTCTGTTGAACCGGAGACACCAAAACGGAATAACCAGAATATGAATACCAATGAAGCCATGCCTGTGGACCGCTACTATGATGCCTTGGAAGGTCCTGAATTGGAGACTCTACGG CCACAAGAAGAGATCGTTCTACCAAATGATAAAAAGTGGCCGTTTCTTCTCCGTTACCCGATCTCAACATTTGGTATGTGCCTAGGAGTGAGCAGCCAAGCCATAATGTGGAAGACCCTAGCGACCGCAGAGCCAACCAAGTTCCTTCACATACCTCTTTGGATCAACCAGGGTCTCTGGTTCATCTCAGTCGCTTTGATCCTCACCATCGCCACCATCTACCTCCTGAAGATCATCCTTTACTTCGAAGCCGTACGCCGCGAATACTACCATCCAATCAGAATCAACTTCTTCTTTGCTCCTTTCATTTCTTTACTCTTCTTGGCCCTCGGTGTCCCACCTTCTATAATCACAGATTTGCCGCATTATCTTTGGTACATCCTTATGTTTCCTTTCATCTGTCTTGAGCTAAAAATCTATGGTCAATGGATGTCCGGTGGTCAACGCCGGCTCTCCCGAGTTGCCAACCCAACAAACCATCTCTCGGTCGTGGGGAACTTTGTCGGGGCCTTGCTTGGTGCGTCCATGGGACTTAGAGAAGGCCCTATATTCTTCTACGCCGTTGGGATGGCTCATTACTTGGTTCTGTTCGTGACTCTATACCAAAGGCTACCGACCAACGAGACTTTGCCTAAAGATCTTCACcctgtcttcttcctcttcgtcgcGGCTCCAAGTGTTGCCTCCATGGCTTGGGCTAAG ATTACTGGCTCCTTCGATTATGGCTCCAAAGTTTGTTACTTTATAGCCATTTTCCTCTACTTCTCATTG gCTGTTCGGATTAATTTCTTCCGTGGAATCAA ATTTTCGTTGTCTTGGTGGGCGTACACATTTCCGATGACCGGTGCTGCAATTGCAACCATCAGGTATGCAACAATAGTTAGGAGCACCATGACTCAAATCATGTGTGTGGTCCTCTGTGCCATTGCAACGTTAGTCGTGTTTGCACTGCTTGTGACCACCATCATCCATGCCTTTGTTCTTCGAGAACTTTTCCCCAATGACCTTGCCATAGCCATCAGCAACCGCCCAAGACCCAAACAGAATAGCCATCACCGGTGGCTCGACCAACTGAGAAACGTAAGCTCAGAGAACATCGAGAATTACTTGAAATTCACAGACTCGGACAGCAGTCACAGTAATGATCTAGAAGCTTGCAATGTCAAAATTCAAGAGAATGATTCATCGTAA
- the LOC104736416 gene encoding putative F-box/kelch-repeat protein At5g24040, producing MGNWSELPPDIIHIISLRVDNPFDLIHFRSVCSWWRSSSLPTYRPIPSLRCPLPPDVGGCGDDCHILRSRVYLIKSLSHVPHRFWLFKLQEEENGELALQSLFSRTTSSEWGCSYPSLSLDLLNSQVIELAQEHVARYTYWCDLFDDGFPAKYEERVGFVRLDPENKEFMILGRLSFQGLGMYRSFEERWTKIKTTPDIYPEALASFKGKFYSIEPTGLMKVVKPSLEVNSFQRSRPCDKTRRRWLVKSGEKLLLVEICTETRKEYFTPRLQDEKGWFEISELDEERNDWIQVEDVGGCILFLDYFCSFSCLPTQIPGFRPNSIIFVNVFGGYGHKHFQVYEFGKQGFRSFGDISDYVQLFPSPPWIISNG from the exons ATGGGAAACTGGTCGGAGTTGCCACCGGATATCATCCACATAATCTCTCTAAGAGTTGACAACCCCTTCGATCTGATCCATTTCCGATCGGTATGTTCATGGTGGCGTTCCTCTAGTCTTCCCACATACCGACCGATTCCATCACTTAGATGTCCTCTTCCCCCAGATGTCGGCGGCTGCGGAGATGACTGCCATATCTTGAGGAGTCGTGTTTATCTAATCAAGTCTCTTTCTCACGTGCCTCACCGGTTTTG GTTGTTTAAgctgcaagaagaagagaatggagAACTTGCTCTGCAAAGCTTGTTCAGTAGAACCACCTCCTCTGAGTGGGGATGTTCATATCCAAGTCTGTCACTTGACTTGCTCAACTCTCAAGTCATTGAGCTAGCTCAAGAACATGTCGCTCGTTACACCTATTGGTGCGACCTATTCGATGATGGTTTTCCGGCTAAATATGAAGAACGTGTCGGCTTTGTGCGATTAGATCCAGAGAACAAGGAGTTTATGATTTTGGGAAGGCTCTCATTTCAAGGCCTTGGTATGTATAGGTCATTTGAGGAGCGTTGGACCAAGATCAAGACAACACCAGATATATATCCAGAAGCGTTAGCATCGTTTAAGGGAAAATTTTATTCCATAGAACCAACCGGACTAATGAAAGTGGTAAAGCCATCTCTAGAAGTCAATTCGTTTCAGCGGTCGAGGCCTTGCGATAAGACAAGGAGACGTTGG CTTGTCAAGTCGGGAGAAAAACTTCTACTAGTAGAGATCTGCACCGAGACCCGAAAAGAGTATTTCACACCAAGACTCCAAGACGAAAAGGGATGGTTCGAGATTTCGGAGTTAGACGAAGAGCGAAACGATTGGATTCAAGTGGAAGATGTGGGTGGTTGCATCTTGTTCTTGGACTACTTTTGCTCCTTCTCTTGTCTGCCCACTCAGATTCCGGGTTTCAGACCCAACTCAATCATCTTCGTGAATGTTTTTGGAGGTTATGGACATAAACATTTTCAGGTGTATGAGTTTGGTAAGCAAGGGTTTAGATCTTTTGGAGATATCTCCGACTATGTTCAACTTTTTCCATCTCCCCCATGGATCATTTCCAACGGATGA